One genomic window of Polyodon spathula isolate WHYD16114869_AA chromosome 8, ASM1765450v1, whole genome shotgun sequence includes the following:
- the LOC121319310 gene encoding glucose-induced degradation protein 8-B homolog isoform X2 — protein MMSYAEKPEDITKDEWMEKLNNVHIQRADMNRLIMNYLVTEGFKEAAEKFRMESGIEPSIDLDSLDERIKIREMILKGQIQEGISLINSLHPELLDTNRYLYFHLQQQHLIELIRQRETEAALEFAQTQLAEQGEESRECLTEMERTLALLAFDNPEDSPFGDLLNMMQRQKVWSEVNQAVLDYENRESTPKLAKLLKLLLWAQNELDQKKVKYPKMTDLSKGTIEEPK, from the exons ATGATGAGTTATGCTGAAAAGCCTGAGGATATAACTAAAGATGAGTGGATGGAAAAACTCAATAATGTACACATCCAGAGAGCAGACATGAATCGACTCATCATGAACTACTTAGTAACAG AAGGATTCAAGGAGGCAGCAGAGAAGTTCAGAATGGAATCTGGAATTGAGCCTAGCATAGACCTGGATTCCTTAGATGAGCGAATAAAAATCAGAGAAATGATCTTGAAAGGACAAATTCAAGAGGGAATTTCATTGATCAACAGTCTACATCCAGAGCTGTTGGACACAAATCGCTACCTGTACTTTCATCTGCAG CAACAGCACCTGATTGAGCTGATTCGCCAGCGGGAGACGGAAGCAGCGCTGGAGTTCGCTCAGACACAGCTGGCAGAGCAGGGGGAGGAGAGCCGTGAGTGTCTCACTGAGATGGAGCGCACACTCGCTCTGCTTGCCTTCGACAACCCAGAGGACTCGCCATTTGGGGACCTGCTCAACATGATGCAACGACAGAAG GTATGGAGTGAAGTCAACCAGGCTGTTTTAGATTATGAAAACCGAGAGTCTACACCTAAACTAGCAAAATTGCTGAAACTGTTACTGTGGGCTCAAAACGAATTGGACCAGAAGAAAGTCAAATACCCTAAAATGACAGATCTCAGCAAGGGCACAATTGAGGAACCCAAGTAA
- the LOC121319310 gene encoding glucose-induced degradation protein 8-B homolog isoform X1 produces MPCAQSWPINQRRRRRPKSRLKKSRVQITQSRESFLLVLQLLVSESSTFRVFMMSYAEKPEDITKDEWMEKLNNVHIQRADMNRLIMNYLVTEGFKEAAEKFRMESGIEPSIDLDSLDERIKIREMILKGQIQEGISLINSLHPELLDTNRYLYFHLQQQHLIELIRQRETEAALEFAQTQLAEQGEESRECLTEMERTLALLAFDNPEDSPFGDLLNMMQRQKVWSEVNQAVLDYENRESTPKLAKLLKLLLWAQNELDQKKVKYPKMTDLSKGTIEEPK; encoded by the exons ATGCCTTGCGCCCAGTCATGGCCAATCAATCAAAGAAGACGTCGTCGACCGAAGAGCCGATTGAAGAAGTCTCGAGTACAGATAACGCAATCTCGCGAGAGTTTCCTCCTGGTCCTGCAGCTGCTGGTGAGTGAAAGCAGCACATTCAG gGTGTTCATGATGAGTTATGCTGAAAAGCCTGAGGATATAACTAAAGATGAGTGGATGGAAAAACTCAATAATGTACACATCCAGAGAGCAGACATGAATCGACTCATCATGAACTACTTAGTAACAG AAGGATTCAAGGAGGCAGCAGAGAAGTTCAGAATGGAATCTGGAATTGAGCCTAGCATAGACCTGGATTCCTTAGATGAGCGAATAAAAATCAGAGAAATGATCTTGAAAGGACAAATTCAAGAGGGAATTTCATTGATCAACAGTCTACATCCAGAGCTGTTGGACACAAATCGCTACCTGTACTTTCATCTGCAG CAACAGCACCTGATTGAGCTGATTCGCCAGCGGGAGACGGAAGCAGCGCTGGAGTTCGCTCAGACACAGCTGGCAGAGCAGGGGGAGGAGAGCCGTGAGTGTCTCACTGAGATGGAGCGCACACTCGCTCTGCTTGCCTTCGACAACCCAGAGGACTCGCCATTTGGGGACCTGCTCAACATGATGCAACGACAGAAG GTATGGAGTGAAGTCAACCAGGCTGTTTTAGATTATGAAAACCGAGAGTCTACACCTAAACTAGCAAAATTGCTGAAACTGTTACTGTGGGCTCAAAACGAATTGGACCAGAAGAAAGTCAAATACCCTAAAATGACAGATCTCAGCAAGGGCACAATTGAGGAACCCAAGTAA